The following is a genomic window from Motacilla alba alba isolate MOTALB_02 chromosome 24, Motacilla_alba_V1.0_pri, whole genome shotgun sequence.
TTGCTTGCAGGTGATGGCTCATCTTCAGAGAGCATccagagggagggcaggggtTTTGCTCAAGTTTACACTGTTTGTTCTGTGCACAGAGAAACAGGCGTGTCCTCTGCCCCGGAGAAGTTCTGGGCTCTGtaaaggaaggaagagcagcCAGGATTTGGGGTGACAGCTCAGGTCAGGACAGGAGGTGAGAGGTTTGTGGGGGGAGGCACGAGCACCTGGCAGGGGTGAAGGCTTGGCCAGAGGGGGGGATTTAAAGTCCAAAGGCTCATGAAGGCTTTAAAGGCTTTTGATCTTCCTGATTGTGTCCAGGTGTTCAGGCAGCCTCGGGCCCTGCATTTGATGTGAAAATGACCAAGCTGGGGTTTCTCCGGCTCTCCTATGAGAAGCAGGACACGCTGCTCAAGCTCCTCATCCTGTCAATGGCAGCTGTCCTGTGTAAGTCTGTGCCCTCAGGGATGGCTCCTGGTGCAGGAAAAGCAAGGGTGACTCgtgagctctgtgtgttcaCTGTCCCTCCTCTGTGTTTGCAGCTTTCTCCACGAGACTTTTCTCCGTCTTAAGATTTGAAAGTGTCATCCATGAGTTTGACCCGTAAGTGTCATCTTCTCATTTCCTGGGGGCCTGTTGGGCTTTTCCTGTTCTGGAGCACACTGAATTCAGGTGATGGTGCCAGGCTCTAGTTAATCCCCATTGAGGATTTGGAGGACATATTTCAGcacagcttgtttttttttgtgttccaCACCCAAATTTGCTTGGTACCCAGGgctcttcctgcagcccagTTCCAAGAATCACCTCCCGTTGCTTTCTCTGGGACGTGGTTACTCCTGATCTGGgcccagcaggagagagagCTCCTGGCACGATTAGTGTCAGTGTCCCAAGCTTGTTGCCGATTGAATCGGTCCCAAGGGACACTGTCACCTCTGTAAACACACTATTGGGCCCACTGGGAGGAGCAATGAACCtttgcagctggggctgggggctgctgagGGAAACTGGGCCAGGTCTCTGTACATGGAGCCCACGGGAGCAGCCCCCACAGTGCCGTCACACCCTGTCACCCTCACAGCTATTTCAACTACCGCACCACCCGCTTCCTGGCTGAGGAGGGCTTCTACAAATTCCACAACTGGTTTGATGACCGAGCGTGGTACCCCCTGGGCAGGATCATCGGGGGAACCATTTACCCAGGTAAAGCCTTTGCCGAGCTGAAATGCACCTGGTGCGAGGGAAAATCGGGGTGGGGACTGCATCCACGAGTGCCAGCTGGAACAGAGGGCAGCTTGAGGATGCATCCTTGGCGGCAGCTCCCTCCTGGTGAGTCTTTGGAGCTCCCTGATAATGGGGTCATTTCCATCCCCAGGCCTGATGATCACATCGGCAGCGATTTACCACGTGCTGCACTTCTTCCACATCACCATCGACATCCGCAACGTCTGCGTGTTCCTGGCtcccctcttctcctccttcacCACCATCGTGACTTACCACCTCACCAAAGAGCTCAAGGTACAGGGCCAGCAGGGTGTGCCCCACGGGCTTTGGCTTTCCAGAGCAGTTTGCCgtttgggagagcagctgggtcAGAGTTTGGAGGTGACCACCACACTCCTCAAAACCCCAGCCTTCTGGGAAGTGGCAGATCTATTTGAAAACTTTGTTCCAATGGGTAACAAAGCCCCTAAACCCTGATGTCTCTTCCCTGGCTGTTTTTCCCAGGATGCAGGGGCAGGACTCCTCGCTGCTGCCATGATCGCTGTTGTGCCTGGATACATCTCTCGGTCTGTTGCTGGCTCCTATGATAATGAAGGTGAGTTTGTGACCCTCGGGGAAACTTTTAAGGGCTGTTGGGTGCTGGAAAGTGGTGCTGGAAGATGCTGGAGAGCACAAGAGAGGCTCTGTCCTTTCCTGGTGATCCctgctgggtttgtgctgtACAAACCTGACCCGTCAGAGATCAGAGGTGGTTTTCAGCCATGCCGTGGAGTAGAGGGAGTgtctcccagctctggcagtgaGTTTACTCCAGTATCCTTGTTTGCCAGTCAGAAAGGGTTTTGTCACCTCCCCATACTCTGCCTGGaactggagctgctgtttggttcctctgtgcttttctccCCGTTCCAGCAGTGACGTTGGGACTGGCAAAGGCAGCAATCTCACTGCCACTgcctggggcagaggaggaTCCTGGTTCCTTTGCTGTAGCTGGGCTTTTGGGGGCCGTGTAGGAGTTCTTCCAGCTGGTGTGGCTGGAAGAAGCCACGTGAGCTGTTAGACACAAACACGGCAGTGTTTCGGTCTAGAAACAGATATCCAACGCTTTTCCCAGGCCTGGCTCTTTGTGTGATGGAGCAGCGAAAGCATTCACAGATCTATTTTTAATGGCTTGAGTTCTCTGCCGTGCCCCAGGGATGGCAGTAACAGCTCCGGGTCCTTCCGCAGGTATCGCCATATTCTGCATGCTCTTGACCTACTACATGTGGATCAAGGCCGTCAAAACTGGCTCCATCTATTGGGCAGCCATGTGTGCCCTCGCCTATTTCTACATGGTGAGTGTCCCTTCTCCCAGCTCGGGGTAAACCTGACTCTCAGATCCCCTTGGATGTACTCGCCAGGGAGCCATGGTGTGCTGTTGCTGTGTCAGTGTGTCCAGAGAGCCAGAACCTCTATGGAGGTGGAAAGGGAATGGGTCCTTTCTTCCCAAAACTAGTGGATTTTGTGTGAGGTGTTCTTAGTAGTGTTGAAAAAATCCATGTTTCTGTCAGTTGTGGAGGATTTTCTAAGAGCAGATCCCGGCTGCTATTACTACTGTGTGAAAATCCTGCCCGTGATCCCAGGAAAGCCAAACCTCTGTGTTtcacctcagctctgcagctgttcAGTCCTGGAGCTTGTGGGTGTGTGTCTGTTTGTGTCCTGGCAGGTCTCCTCGTGGGGTGGCTACGTCTTCCTGATCAACCTCATCCCCTTGCACGTCCTGGTGCTGATGCTCACCGGGCGCTTCTCCCACAGGATCTACGTAGCCTATTGCACAGTCTACTGCTTGGGAACCATCCTCTCCATGCAGATCTCCTTTGTTGGCTTCCAGGTGGGCACCAGGAGGGTTTGCAGACTTGGGGATGAGTTCTAACAGAACAGCAGCGTGCTGACACCTGGTTTTACTTCATGCCTTCATCACTGAGGTTGAGTGAGTGCTGACTCCTTGTTCCAGCTTCCATGATCCTTGTTCCAGCTGATTCCTTGCTGCCTTTGGCAAAATGAGCCTTTGACGGTGCTGGATGATTTTCAAAGCTCCTAATAACCTTCCCAGCACCATTTGTCttccataaaaatatctttggtTTTGGTGAAGGAAGCACTCATGCCACGTGTGTCTTGGTATGGCAGGAAACAGGCCTGCCCAGGTCATGTTTTCAAGAGAATCTGGTTAATTTTCCACATGGATTCTTATCAGGGTCAAAGCGGATGTAGGAAAAGAACTCGTGCCAGTTGTGCCAGTCGCAGGGAGGGAGCATTTGAACATTTTCCTGTGACTGGCAGAGATTGTGCCGAGCAGTGATTTGTGAAAAAAGCCAGTAATGGCTCCTGTTCGTCTCAGTGTCTGACCACGCTCTGCCCCACTCCCAGCCTGTCCTCTCCTCGGAGCACATGGCTGCCCTTGGAGTCTTCGGCCTGTGCCAGATCCACGCCTTTGTGGACTACCTCCGGAGCAAGCTGAacccgcagcagttcgagatCCTCTTCAGGAGTGTCATTTCCCTGGTCGGCTTCGTCCTCCTCTCCGTCGGGGCCGTGCTGATGCTCACAGGTAGCCCGAGTCTGTGGCTATTACAGGGGTGTTTCTTTGCTTGCTTCCAAAGGCATGGAATTTGTCCATCCTAACCCTGTGTTACTGTGGTGCCAGTGCCTGTGAGTCCCCCCAAAGCCGGAGGTTGGGACCTGCCCAAATTTGTGCATTAGCAAGGAATATTTAAGCAGCATCTGTAAGATAGGAGGGGCAGAGACTCTGGGGACaccaggctggtgctgcagatACTGGTTGTTGCTCTGGAGTAGCAAAGAGGTGCTAAAGGTAGAGGTCAGGCAGGGAGGAGATTTTTAGAGTGAAATTGCATtgtatttcctttctaaaatgGCAGCTTTGAGTAGTAGAAATTCTAAATGAGGTCTGGGATCACTCATTCAGCCTCACATGTGCTTCCCTGGGAAAGTACATGTCAACATTGCCCGTTACTCTGCTGGATCCAAAGAGGATTTGTTTTCTCCGCTTTCCTAGGGAAAATCTCCCCATGGACGGGGCGTTTCTATTCCCTGCTGGACCCCTCCTATGCCAAGAACAACATCCCCATCATCGCCTCCGTCTCTGAGCACCAGCCCACCACTTGGTCCTCCTACTACTTCGACCTGCAGCTCCTTGTTTTCATGTTCCCAGGTGAGTTGCCTGACCCTGCATTAGTCACCTGAGGGTTTTCCTGCCTCTTCTGGCTGTGCCAAgccctctgtgtcctgctgtgtccctcagtgcctggttttatttcatttctgagccctttttctccccccatCACAGTTGGCCTCTACTACTGCTTCAGCAACCTCTCGGATGCCCGGATCTTCATCATCATGTACGGCGTGACCAGCATGTACTTCTCAGCTGTCATGGTGAGGGCTGTGggcaccagcactgccaccgAGTGCTCACAacaatttaatttgtttttctgaactTAGTGATGATTCTTTCACCCTGAGGGCTTTTCTCCCTTCCATAAATGTGGTTTTGTGAGGTTTTTGCAGTGAGGGAAGGTGAAGTTGCAAAACTCAGTGCTTTGGGTGTGACTCGTGTCCCTGGGGCCAGCGCTGCCTGGTCAGTGTTCCTGATTCCCCGGAGCCGAGCTCCCAGTGCCATCTCAAACAAATTCTCTGGGCTTTCAGGCAGGGACTGCTGACAAACAGTTGCTGATGAGCCCATTTCCACTCTTCCTGTGGCACCTGAACACTAAATGTGGTTGAGTTCTGGTGTGGAGGCAGCTGCCAGTCCTTGCTTCCACCTAAGATTGCTGAAGTGACCTCAATTTCCCATGTGGGCCAATTTTGAGCTCTTCAGGGAATTTCCCCTGGGGGTGTCTGAGATGGTGGCAGCTCTCCCTAAAAAAACAGCCACAGGTTTGTCCTGAGGCTGATACAGCCACTGAATTTGAGGTGGTGGATTAGGGATGGCATCCAATTCCCTCTTCCCTTGGATTTCTGCTGGATTCCTTTTCTGACAGTTCTGCTGTTGCCGTAGGTGCGTCTCATGCTGGTGCTGGCTCCTGTGATGTGCATCCTGTCTGGCATTGGGGTCTCTCAGGTGTTGTCCACCTACATGAAGAACCTGGATATCAGCCGGCCAGACAAGAAGAGCAAAAAGCAGCAAGACTCCACCTACCCCATTAAAAATGAGGtgagctccaggctggctcGGGAGGACGCCTGGTCCTGATGGGCCCAGAGCGGGAGGCTGACAGCCCCGTCCCTCCCGTGCTGAGACCCTGCGTTGTTCCCACAGGTTGCCAGTGGCATGATCCTGGTCATGGCGTTCTTCCTGATCACCTACACCTTCCACTCCACCTGGGTGACCAGCGAGGCCTATTCCTCCCCCTCCATCGTTCTCTCTGCCCGTGGTGGCGATGGCAGCAGGATCATCTTCGATGACTTCCGAGAAGCTTATTACTGGCTGCGGCACAACACGCCGGAGGTACGGGGGGTGGGGCCTCGGGCACCCCACATTGCCCACCGAGGCGCTGATGCCCGGCCGGTGTTCGGTGCAGGATGCCAAGGTGATGTCCTGGTGGGACTACGGGTACCAGATCACTGCCATGGCCAACCGGACCATCCTGGTGGACAACAACACCTGGAACAACACGCACATCTCCCGCGTCGGCCAGGTGggtccttccctcccctctgccttgGCCAGCCTTTCTGGACCCCACGTCAGCACTGGCTGACACCACGTCTGCCCCAGGCCATGGCGTCAACGGAGGAGAAGGCCTACGAGATCATGAGGGAGCTGGACGTCAGCTACGTGCTGGTCATCTTTGGTGGCCTCACCGGGTACTCATCGGACGGTAAGATCCTGCTGTGAGCCGGGTCagacccagccagggctgctggtggccaaatcccacctccagctggggctgtggagTGAAAACGGGGTCCGAATGCTCCTCTTTGGAGCTCTCCCTCAACCTTGCTTTTGGCCCCCCCACATCACCTCAACCCTCCCTCCTGGCCCCCCGGCTCAGCTTGGCTTCTCAATCTTTTACCTCATCCCAGCCTTTTGTTCTTTCACCCCAATTCAGCCCCTTGCTCTTGGTCCCCCAAATCAGCTCAAGCCCTCATTCCTTTGCCCCCCAACTCTCTGCCTTCCAGACATCAACAAGTTCCTGTGGATGGTGCGGATCGGGGGCAGCACGGACACGGGGCGCCACATCAAGGAGCACGACTATTACACCCCCACCGGCGAGTTCCGAGTCGACCGCGAGGGCTCCCCGGTGCTGCTCAACTGCCTCATGTACAAGATGTGCTACTACCGCTTCGGCCAGGTCTACACTGAGGCCAGTGAGTTCCTGAGGCCCCCCCGGGGCGTGGCACTGCTTCTGGGGGGCCCCACTGCGCCCTGACATCTCTGGGGTGcggtgcagcagcactgcctgtcctttcctctctcccagagCGACCGCCAGGCTACGACCGGGTGCGGAATGCCGAAATCGGCAACAAGGACTTTGAGCTGGACGTGCTGGAGGAGGCGTACACCACAGAGCACTGGCTGGTCCGAATATACAAGGTACGGCACCAGAGCGAGCCCAGACCTGCCCAGCTGGGGAAAAACCATGGAATTCTACCTAATGAACCTTCTTTTACTGCCCAGGTGAAAGATTTGGACAACCGCGGGTTGTCGAGGACGTAGAGGAGCCAGCTCCGGCCGCGCCGGACACCGCACTGAGCCAGCCTTGCCTGTGCAGCAgagatttgggggtttggtGGGGTTTCGAGGGGTTCTTTCGGGTTTGTTTTATACCGTTTGTAAGCGCAGGCAGCGGCGGGAGGACCCTG
Proteins encoded in this region:
- the STT3A gene encoding dolichyl-diphosphooligosaccharide--protein glycosyltransferase subunit STT3A — encoded protein: MTKLGFLRLSYEKQDTLLKLLILSMAAVLSFSTRLFSVLRFESVIHEFDPYFNYRTTRFLAEEGFYKFHNWFDDRAWYPLGRIIGGTIYPGLMITSAAIYHVLHFFHITIDIRNVCVFLAPLFSSFTTIVTYHLTKELKDAGAGLLAAAMIAVVPGYISRSVAGSYDNEGIAIFCMLLTYYMWIKAVKTGSIYWAAMCALAYFYMVSSWGGYVFLINLIPLHVLVLMLTGRFSHRIYVAYCTVYCLGTILSMQISFVGFQPVLSSEHMAALGVFGLCQIHAFVDYLRSKLNPQQFEILFRSVISLVGFVLLSVGAVLMLTGKISPWTGRFYSLLDPSYAKNNIPIIASVSEHQPTTWSSYYFDLQLLVFMFPVGLYYCFSNLSDARIFIIMYGVTSMYFSAVMVRLMLVLAPVMCILSGIGVSQVLSTYMKNLDISRPDKKSKKQQDSTYPIKNEVASGMILVMAFFLITYTFHSTWVTSEAYSSPSIVLSARGGDGSRIIFDDFREAYYWLRHNTPEDAKVMSWWDYGYQITAMANRTILVDNNTWNNTHISRVGQAMASTEEKAYEIMRELDVSYVLVIFGGLTGYSSDDINKFLWMVRIGGSTDTGRHIKEHDYYTPTGEFRVDREGSPVLLNCLMYKMCYYRFGQVYTEAKRPPGYDRVRNAEIGNKDFELDVLEEAYTTEHWLVRIYKVKDLDNRGLSRT